In the Deltaproteobacteria bacterium genome, CTTCCGGTCATGACATGATTCCTCCACGTCGGGGTTGCCTCAAACTACCTGCCGGGCCGCTGCGGTGTCAATTCCCGATGCCTGATTTGGCGCTTTGCCGTGCGTGAGCGTACTGTTACAAAATCACGAGGATGTGGTTGCCGCGGGCGCCACGGATGCACTTACGCCGCGGCCCGTTGGAAAGGAGACTCGACATGGCGAAGGATGCGCGCAAGGCTTTCGAAGACGTCTCGCTGGGTGCCGGTAACAAGGCCTACGAGATCATCGCCGACCTCGATCCGGAATACGCGCGGCACCTGACGGGGCTGTTCGTGGACGGGACCTTCGGGCGTGAGGGCGCTCTCGACCGGAAGACCAAGGAACTGATCATGGTGGGCATCACCTGCGCCCTGAACCGGCCCCGTGGGGTGCGGCTCCACACCGAGCGGGCGCTCAAGCTCGGCGCCACGCCGCGGCAGGTGCTGGAGGCGGTGGAGGTGGCCGCCATACCGGGCGGCATGCCGGGACTGTGGCTCGGCGCGGAGACGCTGGACGCGATCCTGCGCGAACAAGGGCTGGGGTTCAAATGAGTGAAGCCCTCGGCCCGCTTCACGGGGTCCGGGTGCTGGACCTGACGCGGGTCCTGGCGGGTCCCTACTGCACCATGTTCCTGGGCGACCTGGGAGCGGAAGTCGTCAAGATCGAGCAGCCCGGCGTGGGTGACGACACGCGAAGCTGGGGGCCGCCGTTCCAGGGAGGCGAGAGCGCCTATTTCCTCTGCGTCAACCGCAACAAGCGCAGCGTCACCCTGGATCTCCGGACCCCGGACGGCATCGCGCTGCTGCGCCGGCTGGCGCTGCGCGCGGACGTGCTGATGGAGAATTTCCGGCCGGGCACGCTCGCCGGCTGGGGCCTGTCCGAAACGGAGATCCGGCGGGAAAACCCGCGGCTGATCTACGCCTCGCTTTCGGCCTTCGGCGCCAGCGGCCCTCTGAAGGACCGGCCCGGCTACGACCTCGCCATGCAGGCTTGGGGCGGCCTCATGAGCATCACCGGACCCGCCGGCGGCGAGCCCTCGAAGGTGGGGGTTGCCATCATCGACGTCGTTGCCGGTCTCATGCTGGGCCAGTCCATCGCCGCGGCGCTCTACGCGCGCGAGAAGACCGGTGAGGGGCAGAGGATCGAGACCTCCCTCATGGAGGCGGAGGTGGCGAGCCTCATCAACGCCGGCAGCAACTACCTCGTCACCGGCCAGGTGCCCGGACGCTGGGGCAACGCCCACCCCAACATCGTGCCCTACCAGAGCTTCCCGACGGCGGACGGCCACTTGGTGGTGGCCATGGCCAACGAGGCCATCTGGGCGCGCTTTTGCCGGGCGGCGGGGCGGCCGGAGCTGGCGGAAGACCCCCGTTTCGACACCAATGCGCACCGCGTGGAGAACCGGGACGCCCTCATCGAGCTCCTGAACGAGCTTTTCCGCGCGCGCCCGCGCCGGGATTGGATCGAGCTCCTGAACGAAGCGGGCGTGCCGTGCTCGCCGGTGCAGGACATCGGGGAAGTGTTCGAATCCCCACAGGTGCGGGCCACGGGTATGCTGCGGGAGATCGACCACCCCACCGCCGGCAAGGTACGCATGGCCGGGCTGCCGGTGAAGTTCTCGGGCACGCCGGCGTCCATCCGGCTGGCGCCGCCGCTGCTGGGGGAGCACAACGAGCAGGTGCTGAGGGAGTGGTTGGAGTTGGACGAAGCGGAGGTCGCGGAGGTCCGGAGCCGGGGAACCCTCGGTTCGTGACGGGAAAAGGACAAACAAGGACACCGGCATGCGACAGGGAATGACCTTTGAAGAATACCGTCCGGGCGAAGTTTTCCGGACCGCCCGGCGCACCGTGACGGAGACCGACGTGGTCCAGTTCGTGAACCTGGTCGGGCTCATGGAACCTCTTTTCATCGACGCCGAGTACATGCGCGACGAGACCGAGTACGGCGGGCGCATTGCCCCCGGCAGCCTGACCTTCGGAATGGCCGAGGGGCTGACCACCCAGACCGGCATGCTGCACGGGACGGGTCTGGCCTTCGTCGGCCTCGAAGGCATGCGGCTGTTCCAGCCGGTGAAGGTGGGCGACACGATCTCGGTCGAGATCGAGGTGCTCGACGGCCGCAGGACAAAGTCGCGCAACGCGGGCATCGTCCGTTGCCGGCACGTGGTCACCAACCAGCGCGGCGAGACGGTGATGGACTATACGGTGAAACGACTGATCCGCGGACAGGGGGCTTAGGCGTGATGGGACACGGACCGGAACCGTTCGGCTCGAACGCTATTGCCCCCGCTGTTCGCCGGTAGGTTCGTCGGGGAAGAGCGCCTTGCGCAGTTGCACGAGGAACTTGGGGTCCAGCTCGAACAGCCCCTTGACGGTCTTCTCGATGGCCGCGCCGTCCAGCGGGCGGACCTCCAACCCCAGCCTGTTGGCCTCCGCAACGAAAGCCGGGTCGGCCACGGTGTCGGCGAACGCCTTGCGCAGCCTGGCCACTTGTTCGTCCGGCGTCCCGGGAGGGAGCGTATACGCCCGCGCCAGCTTGGCCGGGTCGTGGACGCCGTACATGAGCAGCATGCGGGCGTTCTGGGTCTTGGCCAGGTCCACCGCGTTGGGGACGGACGGCAGCTCGGGGTGCGGCGCCGCCATGGCCTGGAGCACCACCCGAGCTTCCCCCGCGGCAAGCATCTTCTCCCACGTCTTCCTGACCGACTGCCAGTGCCAGCAGCCGCCCGCCACCTCCTGCTTGCCGGCGGCCAGCCGGAGACTCTCAAGGCCCCTGTAGCCCGGTATGAGCTTGACCGGCAGGCCCAGGGCGGTGGCGACGACACGGGACATGTTCGTCGCGGCCTCGTCCCGCCCGATGCCGCCCAGCTTGACCGGCCTCTTGCCGCCCGCCCAACCGGCCAGGTCCGCGATGCCGCTCGCCTTGGTGAGGACGCATACCGGATGCAGCGGCACGACCGCGCCCACCCAGCCGAAGCGCCGCGTGTCGACCTTCACGTCGGTTCGACCGAAGATCTGTTTGTGGATGAGGTCGCCCGCCCAGTGGCCCACCGTCCGGCCGTCGGGCTTGGCCTCGCGGTAGAGGTACTCCGCCGCCACGCTGCCGCCGCCGCCGGCCAGGTTGCCCACCACCACCTTGGGGCGTTCCGGCAGATGCCGTCCGATGTGGCGCGCCAGCAGGCGAGTGTAGCTGTCGAAGACGCCGCCGGCGCCGGCGCCCACCACGAAGGTGAGGGTACGCTCATCGGCGCCGGCGGCCGCGGTGGAAAACGGTGGGAGCGCCAGCAACAGGACGGCTGCGAGGGTACCTCTGGAGAGAATCGCCACCACGGCTCCGGGGTCGTCGCGTTCCCTTGCTTGCGGCGCGGCGCGAGCGGGTCGTGCGGGCGCTACGCCCCGTTGAGCCGCGGCATGACCTCCTTGTGGAACAGGTTCAGGGAGTCGATCACCTTGTCGTGGGCGAGGTTGCCGATGTGGAACATGCCCATGAAGTGGTCGGCGCCGATCTGGCTCATCTGCTGGTTGACCTGTTTCGCCACCGTATCGGGGCTGCCGGCGATGACGAAACCGGAGTCGATGAGCTGCTCCCAGGTCATGGGATGGAAATTGACCCGCTGCTCGTTGCCCGGGCGGAAGTAGCTGGCGGACCGGGCGCTGACCATGGCGGCCTTGACCCGCTGCTGGTCGACGGCGACCTCGGTCTTGGCCTCGTTGAAGCCGCGGTTCCACAGCGTGAAGAAGTAGCGCAGCGGCGGCTCCGCCACCGCCCGCGCCTGTTCGTCGGTCTCGGCCACGTGGATGTGGCGGCAGAGGATGAAGTTCTCCGGACCGCTCTCCCAGCCGTTGTCCCCCGCCACCTTGCGGTAGTAGTTGAACGTGTCCTCGATCTGGTCCGTGGTCTGGTACACCTGCGCGATGGGGATCTCGCGCGCGCAGCACCACTCGATGGACTCGGCGCTGCGCGCCGCCACCCAGATGGGCGGATGCGGCTGCTGCACCGGACGCGGCCAGATGGCGCAGTTCTCGAACTGGAAGAAGTCGCCCTCGTAGCTCCACACCGGCTCGGTCCACGCTCTCATGATGACGTCGAAGGCCTCGCCGAAGCGCCCGCGGGACTCCT is a window encoding:
- a CDS encoding carboxymuconolactone decarboxylase family protein, whose translation is MAKDARKAFEDVSLGAGNKAYEIIADLDPEYARHLTGLFVDGTFGREGALDRKTKELIMVGITCALNRPRGVRLHTERALKLGATPRQVLEAVEVAAIPGGMPGLWLGAETLDAILREQGLGFK
- a CDS encoding tripartite tricarboxylate transporter substrate-binding protein, yielding MAILSRGTLAAVLLLALPPFSTAAAGADERTLTFVVGAGAGGVFDSYTRLLARHIGRHLPERPKVVVGNLAGGGGSVAAEYLYREAKPDGRTVGHWAGDLIHKQIFGRTDVKVDTRRFGWVGAVVPLHPVCVLTKASGIADLAGWAGGKRPVKLGGIGRDEAATNMSRVVATALGLPVKLIPGYRGLESLRLAAGKQEVAGGCWHWQSVRKTWEKMLAAGEARVVLQAMAAPHPELPSVPNAVDLAKTQNARMLLMYGVHDPAKLARAYTLPPGTPDEQVARLRKAFADTVADPAFVAEANRLGLEVRPLDGAAIEKTVKGLFELDPKFLVQLRKALFPDEPTGEQRGQ
- a CDS encoding MaoC family dehydratase N-terminal domain-containing protein encodes the protein MRQGMTFEEYRPGEVFRTARRTVTETDVVQFVNLVGLMEPLFIDAEYMRDETEYGGRIAPGSLTFGMAEGLTTQTGMLHGTGLAFVGLEGMRLFQPVKVGDTISVEIEVLDGRRTKSRNAGIVRCRHVVTNQRGETVMDYTVKRLIRGQGA
- a CDS encoding CoA transferase, producing the protein MSEALGPLHGVRVLDLTRVLAGPYCTMFLGDLGAEVVKIEQPGVGDDTRSWGPPFQGGESAYFLCVNRNKRSVTLDLRTPDGIALLRRLALRADVLMENFRPGTLAGWGLSETEIRRENPRLIYASLSAFGASGPLKDRPGYDLAMQAWGGLMSITGPAGGEPSKVGVAIIDVVAGLMLGQSIAAALYAREKTGEGQRIETSLMEAEVASLINAGSNYLVTGQVPGRWGNAHPNIVPYQSFPTADGHLVVAMANEAIWARFCRAAGRPELAEDPRFDTNAHRVENRDALIELLNELFRARPRRDWIELLNEAGVPCSPVQDIGEVFESPQVRATGMLREIDHPTAGKVRMAGLPVKFSGTPASIRLAPPLLGEHNEQVLREWLELDEAEVAEVRSRGTLGS
- a CDS encoding LLM class flavin-dependent oxidoreductase, with amino-acid sequence MKIYNFDLLAYPEVPEDVPGTPVPSSYFNPPVGSRNYREHLEEMAYCEELGFEGVVFNEHHYSAYGTMPSPNLIAAALSQKTSRIKIGVLGNILPLRQHPVRVAEEYAMIDCLSEGRLIAGFVRGIPSEYLWYNVKPQESRGRFGEAFDVIMRAWTEPVWSYEGDFFQFENCAIWPRPVQQPHPPIWVAARSAESIEWCCAREIPIAQVYQTTDQIEDTFNYYRKVAGDNGWESGPENFILCRHIHVAETDEQARAVAEPPLRYFFTLWNRGFNEAKTEVAVDQQRVKAAMVSARSASYFRPGNEQRVNFHPMTWEQLIDSGFVIAGSPDTVAKQVNQQMSQIGADHFMGMFHIGNLAHDKVIDSLNLFHKEVMPRLNGA